The following are encoded together in the Thunnus albacares chromosome 7, fThuAlb1.1, whole genome shotgun sequence genome:
- the wfdc1 gene encoding WAP four-disulfide core domain protein 1, which translates to MPGSLVLLLSLLVLSTGSDARRIRKRGLNHKDYEYLNHPQSTQHQKNDRCPPPPQMLPERACEVPGCRSDSECERHKRCCYNGCIYACLESVQPPPVLDWLVQPKPRWLGGNGWLLDGPEEVLQAEACSTTEDGDEPLHCPTGYECHIINPGNPAAGIPNRGQCIKQRGNSDGRGLRHKYFKDYKDYLGTSTNNAVGYEKHHHKHLG; encoded by the exons ATGCCGGGCTCTctggtgctgctgctctccctgtTGGTGCTGTCCACAGGAAGTGATGCCAGAAGGATCAGGAAAAGAGGACTCAACCATAAG gACTATGAGTATCTCAACCACCCCCAGTCCACACAGCACCAGAAGAATGACCGGTGTCCACCGCCACCCCAGATGCTGCCAGAGAGAGCATGCGAGGTGCCGGGCTGCCGCTCAGACTCAGAGTGTGAGCGCCATAAACGCTGCTGTTACAACGGCTGCATCTATGCCTGCCTGGAGTCTGTTCAGCCACCACCAG TGCTGGACTGGCTGGTGCAGCCCAAGCCTCGGTGGTTGGGGGGTAACGGCTGGCTGTTAGACGGCCCTGAAGAGGTTCTGCAGG CTGAGGCCTGCAGTACAACTGAGGACGGAGACGAACCACTCCACTGTCCTACAGGCTACGAGTGCCACATCATCAACCCCGGAAATCCTGCCGCTGGCATCCCTAACCGGGGACAGTGTATCAAGCAGCGTGGCAACTCTG atggACGTGGGCTGAGGCACAAATACTTTAAGGACTACAAGGACTACTTAG GTACCAGCACGAACAATGCCGTAGGCTatgaaaaacatcatcacaAGCACCTGGGATGA